The nucleotide sequence CTGACCCACCCTGGACGGCCCGGGGGTGCGCCCGGGCCAGTTGATCAAGAGGTTTGCGCGCGGAATCCTGCGATTCCCGACGCAAACCTCTTGATCAACGTCGGGGGTCAGGCGTCCGGGGGGCAGGTGTCCGGGGGCAGGCGTCCGGGGTCAGCGGAGGTCGGCACTCACGAAGGACCAGAGTTCCAGGTCCACCCGGGCGCCGTGGACGAAGCCGGCGTTGCGGAGGAGGCCCTCGTAGCTGAAGCCGGCCTTCTCCGCCACGCGCCGGGAGGCGACGTTGCCGGGGGCGACCCGCAGCTCGACGCGCTGGAAGCCGTGCTCCAGGAGCAGTGCGATGGCGACCGCGTCGACCGCCTCGACGGCCAGGCCGTAGCCCCGGGCGTGCGGGGCGATCGCGTAGGACACCTCGGTCAGCCGGGCACCCCAGTCGGTGCGGCGGGTCCAGAGACAGCCGACCACCCGCCGGTCCTCGCGGCGGACCACCGCCCAGTGGTCGCCGTCGCCGCTGTCCCGGCGCTGCCGGGCCAGCTCGGTGCACCAGGCCCGCCCGTCGATCTGCCCCGAGGAGTCGGCCAGCGGCAGCCACCGCTGGGTCTGCCGGTCCGCGAACACCTCGTCGACCGCCTCGGCGTCGGCCGCGACGAGCTGGCGTACCTCGGTGCGCGGGGTGGAGACGGTCAGCGCCGGGAACCGGCGCACCGCCACCTGCCCGATCACGCCGGGGCCTCCGCGGGGGCCAGGGCCGCCGCGACGAGCCGGGCCGCCACGTCCGGGTACGCGGCCCAGTGCGGCACGAGCTGCGAGGCGTGGACGCCCCGCCACACGAAGCCCTCCGGGGCGCCGCCCTCCCAGCGCCAGGCCGCCCGCTCGCCGGCCCGCGGGGTCAGCACCGCGGCGTGCTGCTTGTGCCCCACCACCGTGGTGCCCGCGCGGGCCACCACGCTGTCACCGGCCGCGGTCGCCTCCCGGTAGCCGACCACCAGGCCGTCCCGGCTGGCGCCCACGGCGTCGAGCACTCCGCACATCGGCCGGCCGTCGAGCTCTCGGGCCAGCCAGAGCAGGCCGGCGCCCTCGGCGACGACCGGACGGCCGGTGCGGGCCAGTTCGGCCACCGCGATGCAGAGCCGGCGGTTGGCGGAGAGCTGCTCCGCGTACGTCTCCGGGAGCCCGCCACCGACGACCAGCGCGCGGGTGCCGGCGGGCAGGGCCTCGTCGCGCAGCGGGTCGAGGGTGACCACCTCGGCGCCGGCGGCGCGCAGCAGCTCGGCGGTCTCCGGGTGGCTGTAGCTGCCGCCCGGGCCGCCGGCCAGCGCGACGACCGGCCGCTCCCCGGCGGGCGGGCCGGCCGGCTCCGGCGACCACGGCGCGGCGGTCAGCTCCGGTGCGGACCGGGCCAGCGCCAGCACCCGGTCCAGGTCGACCGTGGCGGCGACGCCCTCGCCGAGGCGGCGCACGGCCCGCTCGGCCTCGGCGTCGCGCTGGACCACCGGCACCACGCCGTGCCGGCGGGCAGGCAGCACCGCGGGCAGCTCGTGCCGGCGCAGCGCGCCGTAGACCGGCACCCCCACGTCGTCGAGCGCCTCGCGCAGCATCGTCTCGTGCCGGGGCGAGGCCACCCGGTTGAGGATCACGCCGCCCAGCCAGAGCTGCTCGTCGTAGGCACGGAAGCCGTGCACCAGGGCGGCCACCGACTGGCCCATGGCGGCCACGTCGACCACCAGCACCACGGGGCTGCGCAGCGCCGTCGCGACGGCCGCCGTGGACTCGGTCTCCGGGCGGCCGGCGATCGAGTCGTAGAGCCCCATGGTCCCCTGGACCAGCGCGAACCCGGCCCCGGCGGCGCCGTGCGCGAAGAGCGGGGCGACCCGCTCCGGACCGACCAGCCGCGGGTCGAGGTTGCGCCCCGGCCGCCCGGCGGCCAGCCCCAGATAGGCGGCGTCCACCTGGTCCGGCCCGATCTTGAACCCGGCGACGTCGAGCCCCCGGTCGGCGAGGGCCGCGAGCAGGCCGAGCGAGAGGGCACCGGTGCCGTGCCCCGAGGAGGGCGCGCTCAGCACGACGCGCGGCACGACGGTCATCATCGACTCCTGCTCTGGGGTGGTTTCCGCCCGCGTGACCATACCCGCCCCGACCGACGCGCGGCGGCCGGCGACCGGCCCGTTCCGGCCCGGCGCGGGCCAGTGGCGCCGCTCATACGGGTAGCCTTGGCCAACGTGTACCGGTTCCTGCTGACCCCGCGCTGGCTCGGCTATCTCGCGCTGACCCTGGTCGCGGCCGCGGTGATGGTCTTCCTCGGCAACTGGCAGCTGGACCGCTACCGGGGCCGGACGGCGATCAACGAGCGGATCGACGCCGGCGCCACCATGGCACCCGCCCCGCTGCGGGACGCCCTGCCGGCCCCGACCGGCGGCCCCGGCACCGCCGGCCCGGCCCCGGCCGACCGGCTCACCTGGACCCGGGTGACCACCACCGGCCGGTACGACAGCGCGAACGTCGTCCTGGTCCGTGGCCGCACCGTCGACAACAAGGTCGGCTTCGAGGTGCTCACCCCGCTGGTC is from Micromonospora terminaliae and encodes:
- a CDS encoding GNAT family N-acetyltransferase — protein: MIGQVAVRRFPALTVSTPRTEVRQLVAADAEAVDEVFADRQTQRWLPLADSSGQIDGRAWCTELARQRRDSGDGDHWAVVRREDRRVVGCLWTRRTDWGARLTEVSYAIAPHARGYGLAVEAVDAVAIALLLEHGFQRVELRVAPGNVASRRVAEKAGFSYEGLLRNAGFVHGARVDLELWSFVSADLR
- a CDS encoding cobyrinate a,c-diamide synthase, producing MTVVPRVVLSAPSSGHGTGALSLGLLAALADRGLDVAGFKIGPDQVDAAYLGLAAGRPGRNLDPRLVGPERVAPLFAHGAAGAGFALVQGTMGLYDSIAGRPETESTAAVATALRSPVVLVVDVAAMGQSVAALVHGFRAYDEQLWLGGVILNRVASPRHETMLREALDDVGVPVYGALRRHELPAVLPARRHGVVPVVQRDAEAERAVRRLGEGVAATVDLDRVLALARSAPELTAAPWSPEPAGPPAGERPVVALAGGPGGSYSHPETAELLRAAGAEVVTLDPLRDEALPAGTRALVVGGGLPETYAEQLSANRRLCIAVAELARTGRPVVAEGAGLLWLARELDGRPMCGVLDAVGASRDGLVVGYREATAAGDSVVARAGTTVVGHKQHAAVLTPRAGERAAWRWEGGAPEGFVWRGVHASQLVPHWAAYPDVAARLVAAALAPAEAPA